A window of the Streptomyces sp. Ag109_O5-10 genome harbors these coding sequences:
- a CDS encoding MFS transporter gives MSAPRTTAWPLVALFTAGYLAPYLLPTTVGRLASGLPLSATWAGAVGSALLLSSATAGFLLASRVDRVGARTLARLGLLLAALGYGGAALTTTVPAVVAGAVVGGFGSGTVTAVAATGIAAQRDPHRTTTLGLLGVSALAGAVYLTVPHLGPGHAQPLAALALTALAVWPFTARLSPRTAPALPRAAAGSRLPHLRSGLLLAAAMPCWSAAQNSLWGVSGRIGLTQAHLGEATVGAVFAVGLGTGLLGVVGAGALGPRLGRALPIGLGTVLIAGCIALSASATDLTTFASGEIAWNLLYPVVLSYVIGLAAALDPRGRWAVLVGSASSLGTAVGPMTGSLLAARAGFPAMGTVLAVGLLAVAVPLTAVALRRRTTTVATGPALTDGTTPVRLDVAA, from the coding sequence GTGTCCGCCCCCCGCACCACCGCCTGGCCCCTCGTCGCCCTTTTCACGGCCGGGTACCTGGCCCCGTACCTGCTCCCGACCACGGTCGGCCGGCTCGCGTCGGGACTCCCCCTCTCCGCCACGTGGGCGGGCGCCGTCGGCAGTGCCCTGCTGCTGAGTTCGGCGACGGCGGGCTTCCTGCTCGCGTCCCGGGTCGACCGCGTCGGCGCCCGGACGCTCGCCCGCCTGGGCCTGCTCCTCGCGGCCCTCGGCTACGGCGGCGCCGCCCTGACCACGACCGTCCCCGCGGTCGTCGCCGGCGCGGTCGTCGGCGGCTTCGGCTCCGGCACGGTCACCGCGGTCGCCGCCACCGGCATCGCCGCACAGCGGGACCCCCACCGCACCACCACCCTCGGCCTGCTCGGCGTCTCCGCCCTCGCGGGTGCCGTCTATCTGACGGTCCCGCACCTGGGCCCCGGCCACGCGCAGCCCCTCGCCGCGCTCGCGCTCACGGCGCTCGCGGTCTGGCCGTTCACCGCCCGCCTGTCCCCCCGTACCGCCCCGGCCCTGCCCCGCGCCGCCGCCGGCTCCCGGCTCCCGCACCTCCGCTCGGGCCTGCTGCTGGCCGCCGCGATGCCGTGCTGGTCGGCCGCGCAGAACTCGCTGTGGGGGGTCAGCGGCCGGATCGGCCTGACGCAGGCGCACCTCGGCGAGGCCACCGTCGGCGCGGTGTTCGCGGTGGGGCTCGGCACCGGCCTGCTCGGTGTGGTCGGCGCGGGCGCCCTCGGCCCGCGGCTCGGCCGGGCGCTGCCGATCGGCCTGGGGACCGTGCTGATCGCGGGGTGCATCGCGCTCAGCGCGTCCGCGACCGACCTGACGACGTTCGCGTCCGGCGAGATCGCCTGGAACCTGCTCTACCCGGTCGTCCTGTCGTACGTCATCGGGCTGGCCGCCGCCCTCGACCCGCGGGGCCGCTGGGCGGTGCTGGTCGGCTCGGCGTCGTCGCTGGGGACGGCCGTCGGCCCGATGACCGGCAGCCTGCTGGCGGCGCGGGCCGGTTTCCCGGCGATGGGGACGGTCCTCGCGGTGGGGCTGCTGGCGGTCGCGGTGCCGCTGACGGCGGTGGCACTGCGGCGCAGGACCACCACCGTCGCGACCGGCCCGGCGCTCACCGACGGGACGACGCCGGTACGGCTGGACGTCGCGGCCTAG
- a CDS encoding ribonuclease Z has product MSVRELVVLGTASQVPTRHRNHNGYLLRWDGEGILFDPGEGTQRQMLRAGVAAHDLNRICVTHFHGDHSLGLAGVVQRINLDQVPHPVTAHYPKSGQRFFDRLRYATAYRETVGITEAPVDADGDLAVTPAYTLEARKLSHPVESYGYRLTEPDGRRMLPERLAAHGITGPDVGRIQREGVLGDVTLDEVSEVRSGQRFAFVMDTRLCEGVHALAEGCDLLVIESTFLDEDAGLAADHGHLTAGQAAAVARDAGVRHLVLTHFSQRYSEPEEFERQARAVGYAGELTVAHDLLRVPVPKRR; this is encoded by the coding sequence GTGTCCGTACGTGAGCTGGTGGTGCTCGGCACCGCCAGCCAGGTCCCCACCCGGCACCGCAACCACAACGGCTACCTGCTGCGCTGGGACGGCGAGGGCATCCTCTTCGACCCCGGCGAGGGCACCCAGCGGCAGATGCTGCGGGCCGGGGTCGCCGCCCACGACCTGAACCGGATCTGCGTCACCCACTTCCACGGCGACCACTCCCTCGGCCTCGCCGGCGTCGTCCAGCGCATCAACCTCGACCAGGTCCCGCACCCGGTCACCGCCCACTACCCGAAGTCCGGCCAGCGCTTCTTCGACCGGCTCCGGTACGCCACCGCCTACCGCGAGACCGTCGGCATCACCGAGGCCCCGGTCGACGCGGACGGCGACCTCGCGGTCACCCCCGCCTACACGCTGGAAGCCCGCAAGCTCTCCCACCCCGTCGAGTCGTACGGCTACCGGCTCACCGAGCCCGACGGCCGCCGCATGCTGCCCGAACGGCTCGCCGCGCACGGCATCACCGGCCCCGACGTCGGCCGGATCCAGCGCGAGGGCGTCCTCGGGGACGTCACGCTCGACGAGGTCAGCGAGGTGCGGTCCGGCCAGCGGTTCGCGTTCGTCATGGACACCCGGCTGTGCGAGGGCGTGCACGCCCTCGCCGAGGGCTGCGACCTGCTCGTCATCGAGTCGACCTTCCTCGACGAGGACGCCGGACTCGCCGCCGACCACGGCCACCTGACCGCCGGACAGGCGGCGGCCGTCGCCCGCGACGCGGGCGTACGGCACCTGGTGCTGACCCACTTCAGCCAGCGCTACTCCGAGCCCGAGGAGTTCGAACGGCAGGCGCGCGCCGTCGGCTACGCGGGGGAGCTGACCGTCGCCCACGACCTGCTCCGAGTGCCGGTCCCGAAGCGCAGGTGA
- a CDS encoding histidine triad nucleotide-binding protein, giving the protein MAGEPQDDCLFCKIVAGHVPATIVRETDTTVAFRDINPQAPTHVLVIPKVHYRNAAELAAGEPAVAADILREAQAVADEDKLESYRLVFNTGSGAGQTVWHAHAHVIGGRGLQWPPG; this is encoded by the coding sequence GTGGCAGGGGAACCCCAGGACGACTGCCTGTTCTGCAAGATCGTCGCAGGCCACGTTCCCGCGACGATCGTCCGGGAGACGGACACCACCGTCGCCTTCCGGGACATCAACCCCCAGGCCCCCACCCATGTCCTGGTGATCCCCAAGGTCCACTACCGGAACGCGGCCGAGCTCGCCGCCGGCGAACCCGCCGTCGCCGCCGACATACTGCGCGAGGCCCAGGCCGTCGCCGACGAGGACAAGCTGGAGAGCTACCGCCTCGTCTTCAACACCGGCAGCGGCGCCGGCCAGACCGTCTGGCACGCCCACGCCCACGTCATCGGCGGCCGCGGCCTCCAGTGGCCGCCCGGGTGA
- a CDS encoding adenosine deaminase translates to MPLPKAELHLHIEGTLEPELAFLLAARNGVELPYADTEALRKAYQFEDLQSFLNLYYELMTVLRTEQDFDDLADAYLSRAAAQGVRHAEIFFDPQAHLARGVDMGTVVEGLWRALGRSVDSHGISTRLIMCFLRDEPAESAMAALEAAKPYLDRITGIGLDSAEVGHPPAKFRAVYEAAAALGLRRVAHAGEEGPPEYITEALDVLGVERVDHGLRCMEDPRLVERLVRERIPLTLCPLSNVRLRAVDVLADHPLPAMIDAGLLCTVNSDDPAYFGGYVADNYHAVRDALGLSREQMRGLARNSFLASFLDDDEELRARYLAEVDAFEFGRAHG, encoded by the coding sequence ATGCCCCTCCCCAAAGCAGAACTGCACCTCCACATCGAAGGCACCCTGGAGCCCGAGCTGGCGTTCCTGCTGGCCGCCCGCAACGGCGTCGAACTGCCCTACGCGGACACCGAAGCGCTCCGCAAGGCCTACCAGTTCGAGGACCTGCAGTCCTTCCTGAACCTCTACTACGAGCTCATGACCGTCCTGCGCACCGAGCAGGACTTCGACGACCTCGCCGACGCCTACCTGTCACGGGCCGCCGCGCAGGGCGTGCGGCACGCGGAGATCTTCTTCGATCCGCAGGCGCACCTCGCGCGGGGCGTGGACATGGGGACGGTCGTCGAGGGCCTGTGGCGGGCGCTCGGCCGCAGCGTCGACAGCCACGGGATCTCCACCCGCCTCATCATGTGCTTCCTGCGGGACGAGCCGGCCGAGTCGGCGATGGCCGCCCTGGAGGCGGCGAAGCCCTACCTCGACCGGATCACCGGCATCGGGCTCGACTCGGCCGAGGTCGGGCATCCGCCGGCCAAGTTCCGCGCGGTGTACGAGGCGGCGGCCGCGCTGGGGCTGCGGCGGGTGGCCCACGCGGGCGAGGAGGGGCCGCCGGAGTACATCACCGAGGCGCTGGACGTGCTCGGCGTCGAACGCGTCGACCACGGGCTGCGCTGCATGGAGGACCCGCGACTGGTGGAGCGTCTGGTGCGGGAGCGGATCCCGCTGACGCTGTGCCCGCTGTCGAACGTCCGGCTGCGCGCGGTCGACGTGCTCGCCGACCACCCGCTTCCGGCCATGATCGACGCCGGGCTGCTGTGCACGGTCAACTCCGACGACCCGGCCTACTTCGGCGGTTACGTCGCCGACAACTACCACGCCGTGCGCGACGCCCTGGGCCTGTCCAGGGAGCAGATGCGGGGACTGGCCCGCAACTCCTTCCTCGCGTCCTTCCTCGACGACGACGAGGAGCTGCGGGCGCGCTACCTCGCGGAGGTGGACGCCTTCGAGTTCGGCCGGGCCCACGGCTAG
- a CDS encoding 5-dehydro-4-deoxyglucarate dehydratase, protein MGAVAGRPERVARRLRDGMAGGVLSFPLTSFRADGSLDVDGFRAYVAGRLAAAPGALFPACGTGEFFSLDEEEYRQVVTVAVEEAGGRVPVVAGIGYGWAQAVRFARVAEEAGADALLVLPHYLVAAPQDGLVAQVEAIAGRTGLPLVVYQRGQVAYTAGSLARIARIPGVIGLKDGHSDLDRLQRLTLAAPDGFLFFNGAATAEIQARAYATVGVPAYSSAVHAFAPEIADAFFAALQDGDRGTVDKLLRDFYVPFVELRDRVPGYAVSLVKAAARLRGLPVGPVRAPLTDPSAADLAELGTLLDAGLGLVGASR, encoded by the coding sequence ATGGGTGCGGTGGCCGGACGGCCGGAGCGGGTGGCGCGGAGGCTGCGGGACGGGATGGCGGGCGGGGTGCTGTCGTTCCCGCTCACCTCGTTCCGTGCCGACGGGTCCCTCGACGTGGACGGGTTCCGGGCGTACGTGGCCGGCCGGCTGGCCGCCGCGCCCGGCGCCCTCTTCCCGGCCTGCGGGACCGGGGAGTTCTTCTCGCTGGACGAGGAGGAGTACCGGCAGGTGGTGACGGTGGCGGTCGAGGAGGCCGGCGGGCGGGTGCCCGTGGTCGCCGGGATCGGGTACGGCTGGGCGCAGGCCGTCCGGTTCGCGCGCGTCGCGGAGGAGGCGGGGGCGGACGCCCTGCTCGTGCTGCCGCACTACCTCGTCGCCGCCCCGCAGGACGGGCTGGTCGCCCAGGTCGAGGCCATCGCGGGCCGGACCGGGCTGCCGCTCGTCGTCTACCAGCGCGGCCAGGTCGCGTACACCGCCGGGTCGTTGGCGCGGATCGCGCGCATCCCCGGCGTCATCGGCCTCAAGGACGGGCACAGCGACCTCGACCGGCTCCAGCGGCTGACCCTCGCCGCCCCCGACGGCTTCCTCTTCTTCAACGGCGCCGCCACCGCCGAGATCCAGGCCCGCGCATACGCGACGGTCGGCGTCCCCGCGTACTCCTCCGCCGTGCACGCCTTCGCCCCGGAGATCGCCGACGCCTTCTTCGCCGCCCTCCAGGACGGTGACCGGGGCACCGTCGACAAGCTGCTGCGCGACTTCTACGTGCCGTTCGTCGAACTGCGCGACCGGGTGCCCGGATACGCGGTGTCGCTGGTGAAGGCGGCGGCCCGGCTGCGCGGCCTGCCGGTGGGACCCGTGCGCGCCCCGCTCACCGACCCGTCCGCCGCGGACCTGGCCGAGCTCGGGACCCTGCTCGACGCCGGCCTCGGCCTCGTGGGAGCGTCCCGGTGA
- a CDS encoding IclR family transcriptional regulator, with protein MSETAGVREVKSAARTVELLELLAARGDRPARLQELADGLGVPRSSMYALLQTLIARGWVRTDTTGSLYGIGIRTLLTGTSYLDSDPRVRLVRPYLDEASEALGETIHLGRLDGPDVAYLATRESHEYLRTISRVGRRLPAHAGALGKALLAERPDAGLPAGPYRSLTPHTHTTPDTLAADLAGIRARGYSVDREESVLGITGYGFALRYDTPAQDAISCSVPVARLTPEHEAEIVTVMQETRTRIESATTGGTVNWR; from the coding sequence ATGTCCGAGACAGCAGGGGTCCGCGAGGTGAAGTCCGCGGCGCGCACCGTGGAGCTGCTGGAGCTCCTCGCCGCCCGCGGCGACCGCCCGGCCCGCCTCCAGGAACTGGCGGACGGCCTCGGCGTCCCGCGCAGCTCCATGTACGCCCTCCTCCAGACGCTGATCGCCCGCGGCTGGGTGCGCACCGACACCACCGGCTCGCTCTACGGCATCGGCATCCGCACCCTGCTGACCGGCACCAGCTACCTGGACTCCGACCCGCGCGTCCGCCTCGTCCGCCCCTACCTCGACGAGGCCTCCGAGGCGCTCGGCGAGACGATCCACCTGGGCCGCCTGGACGGCCCGGACGTGGCGTACCTGGCGACCCGGGAGTCCCACGAGTACCTGCGCACGATCAGCCGCGTGGGCCGCCGCCTCCCGGCCCACGCGGGCGCCCTCGGCAAGGCACTGCTGGCGGAACGCCCGGACGCCGGCCTCCCCGCGGGCCCCTACCGGTCCCTCACCCCCCACACCCACACCACGCCGGACACCCTCGCCGCCGACCTGGCCGGAATCCGCGCCCGCGGCTACTCGGTCGACCGCGAGGAAAGCGTCCTCGGCATCACCGGCTACGGCTTCGCCCTGCGGTACGACACCCCGGCCCAGGACGCCATCAGCTGCTCGGTACCGGTGGCCCGCCTCACGCCGGAGCACGAGGCGGAGATCGTGACGGTGATGCAGGAGACCCGCACGAGAATCGAGTCGGCGACGACGGGCGGCACGGTCAACTGGCGCTGA
- a CDS encoding carbohydrate kinase family protein yields the protein MTASNAFAGEEPEYLDDDRGATTPHCAAQVDPLAALRTPDEPPWDVYLTGTVFLDIVFTGLDSAPVRGTESWARGMGSSPGGVANMATALARLGLKTSLAAAFGDDHYGEYCWDALARGEGIDLSPSRTVPGWHSPVTVSMAYEGERTMVSHGHEPPADLLFRQQNAPGHPARARAAVASLTPGKRNPWIARAAAEGTRIFADVGWDDTGAWDLAGLADLEHCEAFLPNAEEAQRYTGADSPRAAAHALTEYVPLAVVTLGSEGAYAVDGRTGESAEVPAIAVEALDPTGAGDVFVAGFVTGTLADWPLADRLAFAGLTAALSVQEFGGSLSAPGWSEIGAWWRRVQSVPGQDPAALRRYAFLEGLVPEEDQVRPWPLRRAVPTIGFGRAG from the coding sequence GTGACCGCGTCCAACGCGTTCGCCGGAGAGGAACCGGAGTACCTCGACGACGACAGGGGAGCAACAACACCGCACTGCGCCGCGCAGGTCGACCCGCTGGCGGCCCTGCGCACGCCCGACGAACCGCCCTGGGACGTCTACCTCACCGGCACCGTCTTCCTCGACATCGTCTTCACCGGCCTCGACAGCGCGCCGGTGCGCGGCACCGAGTCCTGGGCCCGCGGCATGGGCTCCAGCCCCGGCGGCGTCGCCAACATGGCCACCGCCCTCGCCCGCCTCGGCCTGAAGACCTCCCTCGCGGCCGCCTTCGGCGACGACCACTACGGCGAGTACTGCTGGGACGCCCTCGCCCGGGGCGAGGGCATCGACCTCTCCCCGTCCCGGACCGTGCCCGGCTGGCACTCGCCGGTCACCGTCTCCATGGCGTACGAGGGGGAGCGGACCATGGTCTCGCACGGGCACGAGCCGCCCGCGGACCTGCTGTTCCGCCAGCAGAACGCACCGGGCCACCCCGCCCGTGCGCGTGCCGCCGTCGCCTCCCTCACGCCCGGCAAACGCAACCCCTGGATCGCCAGGGCGGCCGCCGAGGGCACCCGGATATTCGCCGACGTCGGCTGGGACGACACCGGTGCCTGGGACCTGGCCGGGCTCGCCGACCTCGAACACTGCGAGGCGTTCCTGCCCAACGCGGAGGAGGCACAGCGGTACACCGGCGCGGACAGCCCGCGGGCCGCCGCGCACGCCCTCACCGAGTACGTGCCGCTCGCCGTCGTCACCCTCGGGTCGGAGGGCGCCTACGCCGTCGACGGGCGTACCGGCGAGTCCGCGGAGGTCCCGGCGATCGCCGTGGAGGCCCTCGACCCGACCGGTGCGGGGGACGTCTTCGTCGCCGGCTTCGTCACCGGCACCCTCGCCGACTGGCCGCTCGCCGACCGCCTCGCCTTCGCGGGTCTCACGGCGGCGCTGTCCGTCCAGGAGTTCGGCGGCTCGCTGTCCGCTCCCGGGTGGTCGGAGATCGGGGCGTGGTGGCGCAGGGTGCAGTCCGTGCCGGGACAGGATCCGGCCGCCCTGCGCCGGTACGCGTTCCTGGAGGGCCTGGTACCGGAGGAGGACCAGGTGAGGCCGTGGCCACTGCGCAGGGCGGTACCGACGATCGGGTTCGGACGGGCGGGGTGA
- a CDS encoding FAD binding domain-containing protein has translation MLLRLPTSVSEARACLAEGAIPVGGATLVWAAWQRDGFPEQAVSLRKVPEATALGNGALGGAVLLHQVDDRVPEVLRQAAKGVGTGAVRRAATVGGNVAGSTLRDLLPAALVLDAWAEVLTADGVYEVDLAEVQAKSPVLLALRWREPVTGAYTKVADPAGGEVPTIVAAAVDTAGVLRVAVREGYAVSSGGVGADGGGVEELFAGALSGVSEAGRSLVRQQVAKVRGE, from the coding sequence GTGCTGCTGCGACTGCCCACGTCGGTGTCCGAGGCCCGCGCCTGCCTGGCCGAGGGGGCGATACCGGTCGGCGGAGCGACCCTGGTGTGGGCCGCGTGGCAGCGGGACGGCTTCCCGGAACAGGCGGTGTCCCTGCGGAAGGTACCGGAGGCGACGGCGCTGGGGAACGGGGCGCTCGGCGGTGCCGTCCTTCTCCACCAGGTGGACGACCGGGTCCCGGAGGTGCTGCGGCAGGCCGCGAAGGGCGTCGGCACGGGGGCGGTGCGCCGGGCGGCGACGGTGGGCGGGAACGTCGCCGGGTCCACCCTGCGGGACCTGCTGCCGGCGGCGCTGGTGCTGGACGCGTGGGCCGAGGTGCTCACGGCGGACGGGGTGTACGAGGTGGACCTCGCCGAGGTGCAGGCCAAGTCGCCGGTGCTGCTCGCGCTGCGCTGGCGGGAGCCGGTGACGGGGGCGTACACGAAGGTGGCCGACCCGGCGGGCGGCGAGGTCCCGACCATCGTGGCGGCGGCGGTGGACACGGCGGGTGTGCTGCGGGTCGCGGTGCGGGAGGGGTACGCGGTGAGCAGCGGGGGCGTGGGGGCCGACGGGGGCGGGGTGGAGGAGCTGTTCGCCGGGGCGCTGTCCGGGGTGTCGGAGGCGGGGCGGTCGCTGGTGCGGCAGCAGGTCGCCAAGGTGCGGGGAGAGTGA
- a CDS encoding S41 family peptidase yields MTQGAATGPRSYLRFPHVHGDLVAFTAEDDVWLAPLDGGRAWRASADNVPVTLPRISPDGTTVAWTSTRDGAPEIHLAPVDGGPSTRLTHWGSSRTQVRGWTADGQVLAISTYGQASLRRSWAHAVPLDGGPSTVLPYGPVGHVALGPHTVLLSAPMGREAAWWKRYRGGTAGKLWIDRDARGGEGTGEFVRLHAELDGNLEYPEWVGDRIAFLSDHEGTGALYSSLADGSDLRRHTPLDGFYARHAASDGTRVVYASAGELWLLDDLEGAEPRRLDIRLGGSRVDRQPYPVNAARWFSSASPDHTARGSAVLVRGGVHWVTHRSGPARALAAQPGVRARLPVTFRADAEEWVVWVTDAEGDDALEFAPATGLVPGATPRRIAAGQLGRVLDLAVAPDGARVAVAAHDGRLLLVERETGEVREVDRSEDGDVSGLAFSPDSGWLAWSHPGAGGLCQLRIAHTTDLTVTEATPLRFRDYDPAFTRDGKHLAFLSTRSFDPVYDEHVFDLAFVVGDRPHLITLAATTPSPFGPQRHGRPFETPDKEETPDAEGTPATRIDLEGLADRIVPFPVEAGRYSTLRAAKDGVLWLRHPVRGVLGASRAHPEDPAPKTELERYDLAQQRIEYLASDADHFEVSGDGKRVLLWADGKLKVVPSDRRASNDDDSDTNITVDLSRVRQTVDPAAEWRQMFDETGRIMRDQFWRPDLGGVDWNGVLDRYRPLVDRVATHDDLVDLLWEVQGELGTSHAYVTPRGGHGGGARQGLLGADISRHADGSWRIDRILPAETSDPGARSPLAAPGAAVRPGDAIVAVAGRPVDPVTGPGPLLVGTAGKAIELTVSPAGGGDLRHPVVVPIADEEPLRYHAWVADRRAHVHELSGGRLGYLHVPDMQAPGWAQIHRDLNVEMAREGIVVDVRENRGGHTSQLVVEKLARRIVGWDLPRGMRPFSYPRDAPRGPVVVVANEFSGSDGDIVNAAIKALGIGPVVGTRTWGGVIGIDSRYRLVDDTLVTQPKYAFWLEGYGWGVENHGVDPDVEVVQTPQDWGAGRDPQLDEAVRLALEALEAAPAKTPPTLPA; encoded by the coding sequence GTGACTCAGGGTGCAGCGACAGGACCGCGGTCCTACCTCCGATTTCCCCATGTCCACGGCGACCTGGTCGCCTTCACCGCCGAGGACGACGTGTGGCTCGCGCCCCTGGACGGCGGCCGGGCCTGGCGGGCCAGCGCCGACAACGTCCCCGTGACGCTGCCCCGCATCTCGCCCGACGGCACCACGGTCGCCTGGACCTCCACCCGCGACGGCGCCCCCGAGATCCACCTCGCCCCCGTCGACGGCGGCCCGTCCACCCGCCTGACGCACTGGGGGAGTTCCCGCACCCAGGTGCGCGGCTGGACCGCCGACGGGCAGGTCCTCGCCATCTCCACCTACGGCCAGGCCAGCCTCCGGCGCAGCTGGGCGCACGCCGTCCCGCTCGACGGCGGCCCGTCCACCGTCCTGCCGTACGGCCCGGTCGGCCACGTCGCCCTCGGCCCGCACACCGTGCTGCTGTCCGCGCCGATGGGGCGGGAGGCGGCCTGGTGGAAGCGGTACCGGGGCGGTACGGCGGGCAAGTTGTGGATCGACCGGGACGCCCGGGGCGGGGAGGGCACCGGCGAGTTCGTACGGCTGCACGCGGAGCTGGACGGGAACCTGGAGTACCCCGAGTGGGTCGGGGACCGGATCGCCTTCCTCTCCGACCACGAGGGCACCGGAGCCCTGTACTCCTCCCTCGCCGACGGTTCCGACCTGCGCCGGCACACCCCTCTCGACGGCTTCTACGCCCGGCACGCGGCGAGCGACGGCACCCGGGTCGTCTACGCCTCGGCCGGTGAACTCTGGCTCCTCGACGACCTGGAGGGCGCCGAGCCGCGCCGCCTGGACATCCGGCTCGGCGGGTCCCGGGTCGACCGGCAGCCCTACCCGGTCAACGCGGCCCGCTGGTTCAGCTCCGCCTCGCCCGACCACACCGCGCGCGGCAGCGCCGTCCTGGTGCGCGGCGGCGTGCACTGGGTGACCCACCGGTCCGGTCCGGCGCGCGCCCTCGCCGCCCAGCCGGGGGTGCGGGCCCGGCTGCCCGTCACCTTCCGCGCGGACGCCGAGGAATGGGTGGTGTGGGTGACGGACGCCGAGGGCGACGACGCCCTGGAGTTCGCCCCCGCCACCGGACTCGTGCCCGGCGCCACCCCGCGCCGGATCGCCGCCGGACAGCTCGGCCGGGTCCTGGACCTCGCCGTCGCCCCCGACGGCGCCCGGGTCGCCGTCGCCGCCCACGACGGCCGGCTGCTCCTCGTCGAACGCGAGACGGGTGAGGTCCGCGAGGTCGACCGCAGCGAGGACGGCGACGTCTCAGGACTCGCCTTCTCACCCGACTCCGGCTGGCTCGCCTGGTCCCACCCCGGCGCCGGCGGCCTCTGCCAGCTCCGTATCGCCCACACCACCGACCTCACCGTCACCGAGGCCACCCCGCTGCGGTTCCGGGACTACGACCCCGCCTTCACCCGCGACGGCAAGCACCTCGCGTTCCTCTCCACCCGCTCCTTCGACCCGGTCTACGACGAGCACGTCTTCGACCTGGCCTTCGTGGTCGGCGACCGCCCGCACCTGATCACCCTCGCGGCCACCACCCCCTCGCCGTTCGGCCCGCAGCGGCACGGCCGTCCCTTCGAGACCCCCGACAAGGAGGAGACGCCGGACGCCGAGGGCACCCCCGCCACGCGGATCGACCTGGAGGGCCTCGCCGACCGGATCGTGCCCTTCCCCGTCGAGGCCGGCCGCTACTCCACGCTGCGCGCCGCCAAGGACGGCGTCCTCTGGCTGCGCCACCCGGTCCGCGGCGTCCTCGGGGCCTCCCGCGCCCACCCCGAGGACCCGGCGCCCAAGACCGAACTGGAGCGCTACGACCTCGCCCAGCAGCGCATCGAGTACCTCGCCTCCGACGCCGACCACTTCGAGGTCAGCGGCGACGGCAAACGCGTCCTGCTCTGGGCCGACGGCAAGCTCAAGGTCGTCCCCAGCGACCGCCGCGCCTCGAACGACGACGACAGCGACACCAACATCACCGTCGACCTCTCCCGGGTCCGGCAGACCGTCGACCCGGCCGCCGAGTGGCGGCAGATGTTCGACGAGACCGGCCGCATCATGCGCGACCAGTTCTGGCGGCCCGACCTCGGCGGCGTCGACTGGAACGGCGTCCTGGACCGCTACCGCCCGCTCGTCGACCGGGTCGCCACCCACGACGACCTCGTCGACCTGCTCTGGGAGGTCCAGGGCGAACTCGGCACCTCGCACGCCTACGTCACGCCGCGCGGCGGCCACGGCGGCGGCGCCCGGCAGGGCCTGCTCGGCGCCGACATCTCCCGGCACGCCGACGGCAGCTGGCGCATCGACCGGATCCTGCCCGCCGAGACCTCCGACCCCGGCGCCCGCTCCCCCCTCGCGGCCCCCGGCGCCGCGGTCCGCCCCGGCGACGCGATCGTGGCCGTCGCCGGCCGCCCCGTCGACCCGGTCACCGGCCCCGGCCCGCTCCTGGTCGGCACGGCCGGCAAGGCGATCGAACTGACCGTGTCCCCGGCGGGCGGCGGCGACCTGCGGCACCCGGTCGTCGTCCCGATTGCCGACGAGGAACCGCTGCGCTACCACGCGTGGGTCGCCGACCGCCGGGCCCACGTCCACGAACTCTCCGGCGGCCGCCTCGGCTACCTCCACGTCCCCGACATGCAGGCGCCCGGCTGGGCCCAGATCCACCGTGACCTGAACGTGGAGATGGCCCGCGAGGGCATCGTCGTGGACGTCCGCGAGAACCGCGGCGGGCACACCTCCCAGCTCGTGGTGGAGAAGCTGGCCCGGCGGATCGTCGGCTGGGACCTGCCGCGCGGCATGCGGCCGTTCAGCTACCCGAGGGACGCGCCCCGGGGACCGGTCGTGGTCGTCGCGAACGAGTTCTCCGGCTCCGACGGCGACATCGTCAACGCGGCGATCAAGGCGCTGGGCATCGGCCCGGTGGTCGGCACCCGCACCTGGGGCGGCGTCATCGGCATCGACAGCCGCTACCGCCTGGTCGACGACACGCTGGTCACCCAGCCGAAGTACGCGTTCTGGCTGGAGGGCTACGGCTGGGGCGTCGAGAACCACGGCGTCGACCCGGACGTGGAGGTCGTACAGACCCCGCAGGACTGGGGCGCGGGGAGGGACCCCCAGCTGGACGAGGCCGTCCGGCTTGCGCTGGAGGCACTGGAGGCGGCTCCCGCGAAGACTCCGCCCACTCTGCCTGCCTGA